The following proteins come from a genomic window of Lachnoclostridium phytofermentans ISDg:
- a CDS encoding 2-isopropylmalate synthase, translating into MRKIYVFDTTLRDGEQVPGAKLNFEEKMYIAKQLEKLRVDYMEAGFPSSSQGDFEAVREISRQIKDSSVVALGRAVKSDIDRMYESLKEAANPMIHIVLGSSNVHITKKFNKNPEDILQMGVDAVTYAKRYTSQVEYSLEDASRSDLEYMWRTIEAVVKAGATCVNIPDTVGFAVPELFGGLIHQIYDRLQNVAPHVLLSVHCHNDSGLATANTLAAVRNGANKVECTINGIGERAGNTSLEEVVMGIKLHPEYYDGYTDINHSAIYETSRIVSRTMGLDVQVNKALVGENAFAHSSGIHQDGLLKSKEVYEIFEPSDIGAPPMDIVLTARSGKHAFEYISKKLGYEIAPEVLNEIHANFLKIADEKKEVYDNDVIDLLDGDERVQKNGEKKLWMLEDFQINVNMNLPSATVKLVRNKQEAVVSEAGNGAISALYAAILKAVDMPIHLIDYRIQNIGAEKESLGKVVVQIQYNGKFYFGKAIERDVMKASALALVNSVNKIVLNS; encoded by the coding sequence ATGCGAAAAATCTATGTATTTGACACAACCTTACGAGATGGAGAACAGGTACCAGGAGCAAAACTTAATTTTGAAGAAAAGATGTATATTGCAAAACAATTAGAGAAGCTAAGAGTAGACTATATGGAAGCAGGATTTCCGTCCTCCTCACAAGGTGATTTTGAGGCAGTCCGAGAAATTAGTAGACAAATAAAGGATTCTTCCGTGGTTGCTTTAGGAAGGGCAGTAAAATCTGATATTGACCGTATGTATGAAAGCTTAAAAGAAGCAGCAAATCCAATGATTCATATTGTGTTAGGATCCTCTAATGTTCATATCACAAAAAAATTTAATAAGAACCCAGAGGATATCTTACAGATGGGGGTAGATGCAGTTACATATGCAAAACGCTATACTTCACAGGTGGAATACTCTCTAGAGGATGCGAGTCGTTCTGACTTAGAGTATATGTGGAGAACAATTGAGGCAGTAGTAAAGGCTGGTGCTACCTGCGTAAATATACCAGATACGGTAGGTTTTGCAGTTCCCGAGTTATTCGGCGGTTTAATCCATCAAATCTATGATCGTCTTCAGAATGTAGCACCACATGTATTATTAAGTGTACATTGCCATAATGACTCTGGACTTGCAACAGCAAATACTTTAGCAGCTGTACGAAATGGTGCAAATAAAGTGGAGTGCACGATTAATGGAATAGGAGAAAGAGCAGGCAATACCTCCTTAGAAGAAGTTGTTATGGGGATAAAACTTCATCCAGAATATTATGACGGTTATACCGACATCAATCATTCCGCTATTTATGAAACCTCCCGAATCGTAAGTCGTACCATGGGCCTTGACGTTCAAGTAAATAAAGCGTTGGTAGGGGAAAATGCCTTTGCGCATTCTTCCGGAATTCATCAGGATGGTCTTTTAAAGTCAAAGGAGGTGTATGAGATATTTGAACCTTCGGATATCGGTGCTCCTCCTATGGATATTGTACTTACCGCTCGTTCTGGAAAACATGCATTTGAATATATCTCTAAAAAACTTGGTTATGAAATTGCACCAGAGGTATTAAATGAGATTCATGCTAATTTCTTAAAAATAGCAGACGAGAAAAAGGAAGTCTATGATAATGATGTCATTGATTTACTAGACGGAGATGAAAGAGTACAAAAGAATGGAGAAAAGAAGTTATGGATGCTAGAAGATTTTCAGATAAATGTAAATATGAATCTACCGTCTGCAACCGTGAAATTAGTAAGAAATAAGCAAGAGGCTGTGGTTAGTGAAGCTGGAAATGGTGCAATCTCAGCATTATATGCAGCGATTTTAAAAGCAGTCGATATGCCAATTCATCTTATCGATTATCGTATTCAAAATATTGGTGCAGAAAAAGAATCCTTAGGAAAAGTGGTTGTGCAGATACAATATAACGGAAAATTTTATTTCGGAAAAGCAATTGAAAGAGATGTTATGAAAGCAAGCGCATTAGCTCTCGTAAATAGCGTGAATAAAATCGTATTAAATAGTTAA
- a CDS encoding TrpB-like pyridoxal phosphate-dependent enzyme, giving the protein MMKQEIPYKIYLEESEMPTKWYNVRADMKNKPAPLLNPQTLKPMTFDELKQVFCDELVKQELDDTNAYIDIPEEILNFYKMYRPAPLVRAYCLEEKLQTPAKIYYKFEGNNTSGSHKLNSAIAQAYYAKKQGLHGVTTETGAGQWGTALSMACSYFGLDCKVFMVKVSYEQKPFRREVMRTYGAQVTPSPSLSTEVGKRILEAHPGTTGSLGCAISEAVETAVSTPGYRYVLGSVLSQVLLHQSIIGLETKSALDKYGITPDIIIGCAGGGSNLGGLISPFMGEVLRGEKKYQFIAVEPASCPSLTRGKFAYDFCDTGMVCPLAKMYTLGSNFIPSANHAGGLRYHGMSSVLSQLYEDGLMEARAVEQTAVFEAAEQFARIEGILPAPESSHAIRVAIDEALKCKETGEEKTIVFGLTGTGYFDMVAYERFHNGEMTDYIPTDADLQEGFDGIPKQPE; this is encoded by the coding sequence ATGATGAAGCAAGAAATACCTTACAAAATCTATCTTGAAGAAAGCGAGATGCCAACAAAATGGTATAACGTGCGTGCAGATATGAAGAACAAACCAGCACCATTGTTAAATCCACAAACATTAAAGCCGATGACATTTGATGAATTAAAGCAAGTATTTTGCGATGAACTTGTAAAACAGGAGCTGGATGATACCAATGCTTATATTGATATCCCAGAAGAAATACTAAACTTTTATAAGATGTATCGCCCAGCACCGCTAGTACGAGCATATTGTTTAGAAGAAAAGTTACAAACTCCCGCTAAGATTTATTATAAATTCGAAGGAAATAATACCAGTGGCAGCCACAAATTAAACTCTGCAATTGCGCAAGCATATTATGCAAAAAAGCAAGGTCTACATGGTGTTACAACAGAAACCGGTGCTGGTCAGTGGGGGACGGCCCTTTCAATGGCGTGTTCCTATTTTGGCTTAGACTGTAAAGTATTTATGGTTAAGGTATCTTATGAGCAGAAACCTTTCCGTAGAGAAGTTATGAGAACTTATGGAGCTCAGGTTACCCCGTCTCCATCGTTGTCTACTGAAGTAGGAAAAAGAATATTAGAAGCACATCCTGGAACCACAGGAAGTTTAGGTTGTGCAATCTCCGAAGCGGTCGAAACCGCAGTATCAACACCAGGTTATCGTTATGTACTTGGCAGTGTTTTGTCTCAAGTTTTATTACACCAGTCAATCATTGGCTTAGAAACGAAGTCAGCTCTTGATAAATATGGTATCACCCCAGATATTATTATTGGTTGTGCTGGTGGTGGTTCGAATTTAGGCGGTCTTATCTCACCTTTTATGGGCGAAGTATTGCGTGGTGAGAAGAAGTATCAGTTTATTGCGGTCGAGCCAGCATCCTGCCCAAGTTTAACTAGAGGAAAATTTGCCTATGATTTTTGTGATACTGGTATGGTTTGCCCTCTTGCTAAGATGTACACGTTAGGAAGCAACTTTATTCCATCTGCTAATCACGCAGGAGGACTTCGCTATCATGGTATGAGTTCCGTATTATCCCAGCTTTACGAAGATGGTCTTATGGAAGCACGTGCAGTAGAGCAGACCGCAGTATTTGAGGCAGCGGAACAATTTGCTAGGATTGAAGGAATCTTACCTGCGCCAGAGAGTAGTCATGCAATTCGTGTAGCAATCGATGAGGCATTAAAGTGTAAGGAAACAGGGGAAGAAAAGACGATTGTATTTGGATTAACTGGTACTGGATATTTTGATATGGTTGCTTATGAGCGTTTTCATAACGGAGAAATGACGGATTATATTCCAACCGACGCTGATTTACAGGAAGGATTTGATGGAATACCAAAACAGCCGGAATAA
- a CDS encoding MATE family efflux transporter, which produces MLSDSKNQVSLTEGPIWKQIILFTIPLLLGNVFQQMYNAADSIIVGNFLGSSALAAVGSSSSVINLLVSAFMGISVGAGVVISKYYGAKDEDGVERAVHTMVTFGIIGSIVLTILGIVLSPYILVWMGTPDSVMQNSVLYFRIFFAGIASTVMYNIGSGIFRAVGDSKRPLYYLIISTIINVILDLIFIAIFHWGIAGAAIATVIAQTVSCILTFYNLISETSVYQLKLKKLRIHKFELKQIIGIGLPGGLQNSIVSLSNVIVQSNINSFGELAIAGCGAYWKIDGFALLPASSFALAVTTFVSQNIGAKKHERVKKGTIFSLFAGMVTAELIGVVIFIFAPYLIALFNRDPEVIAYGSEMARNIVPAYFLVALSHGIAGVLRGAGKSVVPMITMICFWCILRVIYMTVALRYVNDIRIVYWAYPITWTCSAIVLLIYLRKVKWMPSL; this is translated from the coding sequence ATGTTAAGCGACAGTAAGAATCAAGTATCATTGACTGAGGGCCCCATATGGAAGCAAATTATTTTATTTACGATACCTTTGCTATTAGGTAATGTATTTCAACAGATGTATAATGCTGCAGACTCAATTATAGTAGGTAATTTTCTTGGTAGTAGCGCACTAGCAGCAGTAGGTTCTTCCAGTTCTGTTATTAATCTATTAGTAAGTGCCTTTATGGGTATATCAGTTGGAGCAGGAGTCGTGATATCTAAGTACTATGGTGCAAAGGATGAGGACGGGGTAGAGCGCGCAGTTCATACAATGGTGACTTTCGGAATCATCGGTAGTATTGTATTAACAATTCTTGGAATCGTATTGTCACCTTATATTTTAGTTTGGATGGGTACACCAGATAGCGTTATGCAAAATTCTGTCTTGTATTTTCGAATATTCTTTGCAGGAATAGCATCTACAGTTATGTATAATATCGGAAGCGGAATATTTCGCGCGGTTGGAGATTCCAAACGTCCTCTTTATTATCTAATTATTTCTACAATTATAAATGTTATATTAGATTTAATATTTATCGCCATCTTTCATTGGGGGATAGCAGGTGCTGCAATTGCAACAGTAATTGCACAGACAGTGAGCTGTATTCTTACTTTTTATAACTTAATTTCGGAGACATCTGTATATCAATTAAAGTTAAAAAAATTAAGAATTCATAAATTTGAATTAAAGCAAATTATCGGGATAGGATTACCGGGTGGTCTACAAAATTCTATCGTTTCTCTATCAAATGTTATCGTTCAGTCGAATATCAATTCTTTTGGTGAATTAGCGATTGCAGGTTGTGGAGCCTATTGGAAAATAGATGGTTTTGCTTTATTACCAGCAAGTAGTTTTGCACTGGCAGTGACAACATTTGTAAGTCAAAATATTGGTGCTAAAAAGCACGAACGTGTAAAAAAAGGAACAATTTTTTCGTTATTTGCAGGAATGGTTACTGCTGAATTAATAGGTGTAGTTATCTTTATTTTTGCACCTTATCTAATTGCTCTATTCAATCGAGATCCAGAGGTGATTGCTTATGGAAGCGAAATGGCACGAAATATCGTACCAGCTTATTTTCTAGTAGCGCTCTCACACGGAATTGCTGGTGTTTTACGAGGTGCTGGTAAATCTGTAGTACCAATGATTACAATGATTTGTTTTTGGTGTATTTTACGAGTTATTTATATGACAGTAGCCTTAAGATATGTAAACGATATTCGTATTGTATACTGGGCATATCCAATCACATGGACATGCAGTGCGATTGTATTATTGATTTATCTAAGGAAGGTAAAGTGGATGCCATCGCTTTAA
- a CDS encoding tyrosine-type recombinase/integrase, whose product MEACVLAKVFASRLYAEGMPLGEISVYMGHEDIDTTKSYIHNYNEIEKNRVYMDKAL is encoded by the coding sequence CTGGAAGCGTGTGTACTAGCCAAGGTTTTTGCTAGCCGGTTGTATGCAGAAGGCATGCCTTTAGGGGAAATCAGTGTGTATATGGGCCATGAAGATATAGATACAACGAAAAGCTATATCCATAATTACAACGAAATCGAAAAGAATCGTGTCTACATGGACAAGGCATTATAG
- a CDS encoding AraC family transcriptional regulator, protein MDTLENMKNAINYIEDNLEAEIDYVKVAQIALCSQYHFQRMFAFLIGVPLSEYIRRRRLTLAAFDLQNSNEKIINLALKYGYNSPDSFSRAFMAMHEVTPSKAREKGISLKAYPRVTFSLSIKGVVEMNYRIEQKNSFTVVGVKQRFSHINGLGESIGKMWSETPQETISQIAGLGNGLVGVYSGMYEDNTTDYYIAAITESDSPETLCKLEIPSLTWAIFEIIGPMPTAMAEIWGRIFSEWFPTSGYEHAEAPEVEWYSNGDLSSSDYKSEIWIPVIKK, encoded by the coding sequence ATGGATACGCTTGAGAATATGAAAAATGCGATTAATTATATTGAAGATAATCTTGAAGCTGAAATTGATTACGTAAAGGTTGCCCAAATAGCATTATGTTCCCAATATCACTTTCAACGCATGTTTGCTTTTCTTATCGGCGTACCGCTATCCGAGTATATACGCCGTCGCCGATTAACGCTTGCTGCCTTTGATTTGCAGAATAGTAATGAAAAAATTATCAATCTTGCTTTGAAGTATGGCTATAACTCGCCTGACTCGTTTTCTCGGGCATTTATGGCAATGCATGAAGTTACACCCTCAAAAGCAAGAGAAAAGGGCATATCGCTAAAAGCGTATCCTCGTGTAACGTTCTCCTTATCAATAAAAGGAGTGGTTGAGATGAACTACAGAATTGAGCAAAAAAATTCATTTACTGTTGTAGGTGTAAAACAGAGGTTTTCACATATTAATGGTTTAGGTGAAAGTATTGGTAAAATGTGGAGCGAGACACCACAAGAAACTATTTCACAAATTGCTGGACTTGGAAACGGGTTAGTAGGCGTGTACAGTGGAATGTATGAAGATAATACAACTGATTACTATATTGCCGCGATAACTGAAAGCGATTCCCCAGAAACTTTGTGCAAGCTTGAAATACCATCTCTTACATGGGCAATATTTGAAATAATCGGCCCTATGCCTACTGCAATGGCAGAAATATGGGGACGAATTTTTTCCGAATGGTTTCCTACATCTGGATATGAGCATGCAGAAGCACCAGAAGTAGAATGGTACTCAAACGGTGACTTGAGTTCGTCTGATTATAAAAGCGAAATATGGATACCCGTTATTAAAAAGTAA
- a CDS encoding IS3 family transposase, with protein MEPKYLTIQFFKTEKDWDISWMCQQLNVSRTGYYKWLNREQPKEEIENEKIALWIKEYDEKFKHTLGYRRMRNYINRDKNKHYSKGRIQRIMRVYGIKSVIRKQRKPYRYSTPETTAENILHREFEASKPNEKWGTDVTEFKVPMSNRKVHLSAILDFYDKSVVSYVLSNHNDNKLVFDTYDLALKSNPDVTPLFHSDRGFQNTNKVFQKKLLNQGMTQSMSRVSCCIDNGPTEGLWGIIKSEMYYISDFADENELCQAIAEYIEYYNNGRYQERFSNLAPMEVRKAAINSEFPVKYPIPENKRILAYKAELEAKKKERIA; from the coding sequence ATGGAGCCTAAATATCTTACTATTCAGTTTTTCAAAACAGAAAAAGATTGGGATATAAGCTGGATGTGTCAGCAATTAAATGTTTCACGTACAGGATACTATAAGTGGTTGAATCGTGAACAGCCAAAAGAAGAGATTGAAAACGAAAAGATAGCTCTATGGATCAAGGAATACGATGAAAAGTTCAAACATACTTTAGGCTATCGTAGAATGCGTAATTACATTAACCGAGATAAAAACAAGCATTATAGTAAAGGTAGAATACAACGTATTATGCGTGTATATGGCATCAAATCTGTAATTAGAAAGCAGCGAAAACCGTATCGTTATTCAACACCAGAAACAACTGCTGAAAATATTTTACATAGGGAATTTGAGGCTTCAAAACCTAATGAGAAATGGGGAACAGATGTTACAGAATTCAAAGTGCCTATGAGTAATAGGAAAGTACATTTAAGTGCCATTCTAGATTTTTATGATAAGTCAGTAGTGTCATATGTACTAAGCAACCACAATGATAACAAGCTTGTTTTTGATACATATGACTTAGCACTTAAATCTAATCCAGATGTCACACCCCTCTTTCATAGTGATAGAGGATTTCAAAATACAAACAAAGTTTTTCAGAAGAAACTTTTGAATCAAGGAATGACTCAATCTATGTCTCGTGTTAGTTGCTGTATTGATAATGGTCCAACAGAAGGTCTTTGGGGAATTATCAAATCTGAAATGTATTATATATCAGATTTCGCTGATGAAAACGAACTTTGTCAGGCAATCGCTGAATATATAGAATACTATAACAATGGACGATATCAGGAACGCTTTAGTAACTTAGCACCAATGGAAGTTCGGAAGGCGGCTATCAACTCAGAGTTTCCAGTTAAATATCCAATACCAGAAAACAAAAGAATTCTTGCTTATAAAGCAGAATTAGAAGCAAAGAAAAAGGAACGAATCGCATAA
- a CDS encoding helix-turn-helix domain-containing protein — translation MSKSPSSPAQKLKAVEDYLTGSKNLQEICTELKIASKETVRKWVLLFQNQGAEAFISTSGNKSYTKEFKTMVVEEYIAGNGSLPELMAKYNICAVSSLARWISVYNSDMELKDYNPKQEVYMAEARRKVTIEERKEIVAYCIEHGCDYKNTAEQYDVSYSQVYSWVRKYNASGEEGLADKRGHHKSDEEVDELEKLRRENKRLKRQLEERDMIVELLKKVKEFERRRF, via the coding sequence ATGTCTAAATCACCTTCTTCACCAGCTCAAAAATTAAAGGCTGTTGAAGATTATTTAACTGGATCAAAGAACCTACAAGAGATATGTACAGAACTGAAAATTGCTAGTAAAGAAACTGTACGTAAATGGGTTCTATTATTTCAAAATCAAGGAGCAGAAGCGTTTATTTCAACTAGCGGGAATAAAAGTTATACAAAAGAATTTAAAACCATGGTTGTCGAGGAATATATTGCTGGAAATGGCTCGCTCCCAGAACTCATGGCTAAATATAATATTTGTGCGGTTTCTTCTTTAGCAAGATGGATTTCAGTGTATAATAGCGATATGGAACTAAAGGATTATAATCCGAAACAGGAGGTCTATATGGCTGAAGCAAGAAGAAAAGTAACAATTGAAGAACGTAAGGAAATCGTTGCATACTGTATCGAACATGGATGTGATTATAAGAATACTGCTGAACAATATGATGTTTCTTATAGTCAAGTCTATAGCTGGGTTCGCAAATACAATGCTAGTGGTGAAGAGGGCTTGGCAGATAAACGTGGTCATCACAAATCTGATGAAGAAGTTGATGAGCTAGAGAAACTTCGGAGGGAAAACAAACGTCTGAAACGCCAGCTTGAAGAAAGAGATATGATTGTAGAACTGTTAAAAAAAGTGAAGGAATTCGAAAGGAGGCGATTCTAG